Part of the Sodalinema gerasimenkoae IPPAS B-353 genome is shown below.
AAGAAATCCGGGGGTTCATAGGGGGGTGGCGAGCCAAACACCCGAGTCTTCGCCTTCGCCCGCGCATCCAACGGATACACCCGCAAACTATCCTCAGGAATCTCCAACACCACCAACCAACGTTGATGCAATAACTTCTCCAACAGCTTCTCCTCCAGAGGACATTCAAACACCGAATACTGCACCCGCTCACAACGCTGTTCCAATAACTTCGCCAACTTCGCCCGACGCTTGTTATCGCGGACATCGTAACAAACCAACCACAACTGACTCATCAGCGCACCTCAAACGACTCAAACTCATCTAACCGTAAACTCACACAAGCCCGAGCGATCGCCCGGCCCTGTTCCACTAGAATCTGACTCAAGGCCAACTGACGCTCCTGGGGCGGATAGAGTAGCTTGGACTGAAAACGACGCTCCAACTGCTCCAAAAACAGCTTTTTCGCCAAATGTCCTAACCAAACCCCCTCTCCATCCGGCGACGGTTCAAAATCCCGGGCCTCCAACAGAGGCGATCGCACCAACCCCCAAACCACCCAATCCACCACCAAAGGACGAAACTCCTCCATCACATCCAACACCAAATTGGGCCGATAGGGTTCCGTGGCGTGAAAAAAGCCCAAATAGGGGTCCAACCCCGCCTGAACCGACGCCGAAAACACCCGCGCCAACAACACCCCATAGCCCCAACTCAACAACGCATTCACGGGGTCCCGAGGCGGACGACGATTGCGGCCACGAAAGCCCCAACTGGCCGGAACCTGAGTCATCATGGCCTGAAAATACCGTTTCGCACAAATCCCCTCAATCCCCATCAACTGATCCCGAGACAAAGGCGCATCCAACTGCTGTAACTGGCGCACATACACCGCCATCATATCCACCGCCTCCACCAAGGCCGTCACCCGTCCCCCCGTCTCCCGATTGCGCCGTTGCAGGAGCGATCGCTGATTACGAATCTTCCCCAACACCAGCTTTTGCCCTAACCCCATGCCAAACGTTGTTTCCACCACCCGATATTGAGCCAAGCGCAAGCTAGGATTACTGTGAAACTGCCCCTGCAAGCGGCCCCGAAAGCGTCCATCCCGACGCAAAAATAGAGTTTCGACACCACTATCCAACAACAGAGCGATCGCAGCCCCGGTCAACTGCACCCCCGGCAACACCACCACCAACTCAATCTCTGCCAAACGACAACTGCGCTGCCAAGTCCCCCGCTTCAAGTCCAGGCTTTGATTCTTAACACTCACCACCGTTCCCGGTTCCGTCAAATAGAGGGTGGTCATGGCCACAATCTCCCAAAAAGTACCCCTTGTATATACCAAACCCCCTAGAAGAGGCTCCTTCCAGCCCGTTGTTGTAGGATATCCCCATCCTTGCTGCTGTCCTGAGGACAGAGTTATCCATGTCACCAAACCTGATTCGACAACTCAACCGCTACCGTAGCCTGTCTGTGGCCGTCGCCAACGCCATCATTACCTGGGTGATTCTCATCATCGCCCCCCTGGGACTGTTTGCCGTGATCGTCTGTACCGTCCTCATCTTTTTCAGTAGTCTCATCTTCGGCCTACTCGGCGATATCGCCATGGCCCTAATGCTGCGGGATAGCAATCCACCTTCGATGCCCGGTGGTCGTCCCCCCTCCGCTGTAGATTTTAGCCGCGATCGCCTCCCCCAAGACTACAGACAAGACGACAGGGACCAAGACCCCCTATAATCCCAATCAACCCGTCCTGTCTCAGCCTTATTTATGGGAGTCACCGCCCCCCCTTGGAATCCAACCAGCGAACTCGTGGGCCTCGACTTTAACCTCGTTCCCCAAGACACCGCCAACCTCTTCCCCCAATATGCCATCGGACTCCATGCCTGGTTTCTCGACTGCGTGCGCCAAACCCAGCCAGACCTCTCGGCCAAACTGCACGACTCCCCCGAAGAAAAGGCCTTCACCCTCTCCCCCCTCCTGGGAGAGGTTCCCGTCATCGGCCGCCAACTGCATATCCAGCAACATCAGGCCTACCATTGGCGACTAACCCTGTTTTCCGCCCCCCTGGTGACCTGGGCCCAAACCTGGCTAACCCGTCTCCCCAAAACCCTCGACCTGCGTTGTTTGCAGTTCAATCTGCGATCGCCCCAACTCAGCCTCGCCCCCACCACCTATGCCCAACTCCACCAAACGCCCCCCCAGCGACGCTTAGCCCTCAGCTTCGTATCCCCCACCAGCTTTCGCCATCGCGGTCATCACCTGCCCCTACCCAACCCCGTCAACCTCTTCCACAGCTATCTAAGGCGCTGGAATGACTTTTCAGGCATTTTTGTCGAATCCGAACCCTTCCTGGACTGGATAGACAGCCATGTGAGCCTATCTCGACATGACATCCAATCCAGTAAAATTGCCGCCGGGAAGCGAGGGTCGGTCACCGGCTTTACTGGGTCCATTGAACTGACCCTCTCGGCCGCTGGAACCCGGCAAAATCCCGACTTTGCCCAACTGTTTAGCGCCCTAGTTCACTATGCCCCCTATTGCGGGACGGGCCATAAAACCACCTTTGGCCTCGGGCAAACCCGCCTCGGCTGGCAGGACTCTCATCCTCAACTCCCCAGTCCACAAGCCCATCTCGGCGATCGCATTGCCGATCTGACTGACCAACTTCTGACGCAGCAGAAACGCCCTGAGAGCGATCGCGCCCGTCAGGTCTGCCAAACCCGGGCCACCATCCTAGCCCGACGGGAATTGGGCGAATCCCTGACGGCGATCGCCGAAGACCTGGAAATGCCCTATGAAACCGTCAAAACCTATGCCAAACTGGCCCGCCGCAGCCTCAACGGCCCCTCTAATTCCCTTTAAATCTGAAGAGGGGTCTTCCAAGTGGGGGGTATGATGAAACTCATCCAAGCCCATCAGGCAACGCCCACCCCCAACCCAACTGTTATGAAACGTGAAATCTAAATAAAAGGCGATCGATCCGCAAAAGCCAGCAAAACCCTTGATAGGGTGAGCTTACCCAGAGATTATCGCCGGTCTCAAACGGCGATCGCCCAATCCAGACCGATTCCCAGCCGAACTTGCCTAGCTAAATCTACCGCTTCCCTCCTATGACGGCTTCTCCCTACCTGGTTCTCCTAGAAACCTCTGGAAATCAGAACTTCATCTTCTCGACCAACAAACTCAAAGAAAATATCGGCGCTTCCGAACTCACCTACCGCGCCGGGACTCGCTGGGTTCTCGATGCCGTTGCCGATATCAACCAAACCCCGCAATTGCGCCAATGGACGAACAGCCAAGACTTACGAGAGACATTGCGGGACTCTGACCTCAACTCTCCCATCGAACAGGGCGACAACCCCCTCGAAATCATTATCGCCACTTCCGGCAAAGCCCTAATTCTGGCCCGGACCGAAGAGGATGCCAAAGACCTGATTCGTCGGGTCACCCAGCGGGCGATCGCAGAAGGGCCAGGCCTCAACCTCTCGGGAGTCTTCGTTGCCATCGAGGACTGGGAGAAAGATAAAAGTCTCGACAACGCTATCCGCCAGGTTCACCAAACCTTTGAAGAAACCCAACCCTACCGTCCCACCCCCGACGCCCGTTTCCTGAGATTACCCATTATCGCCGACTGTTCCTTCAGTGGCTTACCCGCCTCCCACCTCGAACCCCGTCCAGACAACCAATGGCTGCCCATTTCCCAAGTCAGCGCCAGCAAACGTCAAGCCGCCGACAAAGGACTTAGCCGTCTCCATCAAATCGCCCCCAACCTAATCCGCGACATCAACAAACTTGAAAGGAAATTTGACTCAGAGAAAATTCCCTGGCTGGCCATTGTCCACGCCGATGGGAATGGCCTCGGACAAATTTTCCTCAACTTCGCCCAGTGTTTAGGGGACAAACAAACTAACCGAGACTATATCCAAGCCTACCGAGAGTTTTCCCTAGAACTCGACGAATGTACCGAAGCCGCCTTCCGAGAGGCCGTCCAAACCATTTTTGGCGAATTTGACGAGGCCATTCCTCTGATTCCCCTCATTATTGGCGGGGACGACCTGACCGTAGTTTGTGACGGCAAAAAAGCCCTCCACTTCACCCAAATCTTCCTCAAGCAATTTGAAGCCCAAACTGAACAGAAAACCGTCGTCGCCAAAATCGCCAAAAAACAATTTAGCATCAACCGCCTCTCCGCCTGTGCCGGAATTGCCATTATCAAACCCCATTTCCCCTTCTCCGTCGCCTACGAACTGGCCGAAAGCCTGATTAAATCCGCCAAATCCGTTAAACAGACCGTTATCAAACCGGACTCTAAGCCAATTACGCCTTTTCCCTGTTCTGCGATCGACTTCCATATCCTCTATGACAGTACCCACATTGACCTAGAACGCATTCGCCGTAACCTCCGGCCTGAAACCACAACCTATCTCTATAACCGTCCCTACGTGGTCACTGAGTTAGACAAACTTCAATCCGCCGAGGGTCACGCTTGGGCCAGCCAGCATCACTGGAATCGGCTATGCGATCGCGTTACCCGCCTCCAGTCGGACACGGAGGAGGGGCAAGACAGAGACGGCGATCGCAGCAAACTCCCCAGTAGCCAGTCCCATGCCCTACGAACGGCCCTATTCCGAGGTCGAGAAGCAGCGAATGGACAATATGCCCTGATTAAACAGCGTTATTCCCTGGAAAGGTTTGCAGAGGATGACGAGAAAAAATCCTTGTTTTACCAAAGCCAGGACAAGGGCGACATCACCTTCCACACCACCTTTCTCGATGCCCTCGATGCCCAAGAATTTCTCTAACGGTTTGCCCAGGATGATGCCAAAGCGATGCGTTCTGGCAAGTTCCAACCGAGTCGTCGAGGCCCAATCTTAACCGATACCGGAATACATCCGACCGCTGGGCGACCACAAGGGTACGCCCCTACGTCTTTTCTGTTCCCTGTTCCCTTCTTAACCCATGATTCCCTTCTCCCTCACCATTACCATGCACAGCGACTGGCACGTCGGATCTGGAACCGGACGGGCCGAACTTGACAGCATTGTGCAACGAGATGCCGATGATTTGCCTTATCTCCCCGCCAAAACCCTCACCGGAATTTTACGAGATGGCTGCGAACAGGCGGCCCAGGCCTTAGATAGCGGACTGACGGGCCAGTGGAATGATTGGCTAAAGGTTCTCTTTGGCGATCAACCGGCCCTGGCGACAACCCCCTTAGAACATGAACCTCGGCCCGCCATTGTCTCCATTCATTCGGCACGGTTAGATGAGAACTTGCGTCAGGCCCTGGGCCAGAAGCAGGAACTAAGGACGGCGATCGCCTTTATGAAGCCTGGTGTGGCTATTGATGCGGAATCCGGCTGTGCCAAAGATGACTATCTCCGCTTTGAAGAGATGGTACGTCAGGGGGCCATCCTCACTGCCGAGGCCCAGGTGAATTTCAGCGAAGCCTATCCCCATCTATCTACGGATAAGTACCTTCCCTTTGTCCAAGGACTCCTCACCGCCGGGGCCAAAATGGTACAACGATTGGGAGGCAAACGCCGTCGGGGAAATGGTCGTTGTGAGATCCAACTGAACTGGGGAGATAAAGGAGATCCCCTAACTTGGTTGAAAGACCATTATGATGAACTTCCCGAGATTCCTGAATTACAGCCAACAAATTGTGCCGTTAGCCTCAGTGACAATCCGTTGAATGCTGACGGGACTTGGGTAACCGTTCCCTTAACCGTAACCACCGAGTCTCCCTTGGTGTTACCGGCCCGGACCGTCGGCAACCTCGTCGAATGTCTCGATTATATTCCCGGTCGCTATCTGTTGCGCTATCTGCACAAGAAACTCGGCGATCGCGTTAAC
Proteins encoded:
- the cas2 gene encoding CRISPR-associated endonuclease Cas2; protein product: MSQLWLVCYDVRDNKRRAKLAKLLEQRCERVQYSVFECPLEEKLLEKLLHQRWLVVLEIPEDSLRVYPLDARAKAKTRVFGSPPPYEPPDFLIF
- the cas1 gene encoding CRISPR-associated endonuclease Cas1; its protein translation is MTTLYLTEPGTVVSVKNQSLDLKRGTWQRSCRLAEIELVVVLPGVQLTGAAIALLLDSGVETLFLRRDGRFRGRLQGQFHSNPSLRLAQYRVVETTFGMGLGQKLVLGKIRNQRSLLQRRNRETGGRVTALVEAVDMMAVYVRQLQQLDAPLSRDQLMGIEGICAKRYFQAMMTQVPASWGFRGRNRRPPRDPVNALLSWGYGVLLARVFSASVQAGLDPYLGFFHATEPYRPNLVLDVMEEFRPLVVDWVVWGLVRSPLLEARDFEPSPDGEGVWLGHLAKKLFLEQLERRFQSKLLYPPQERQLALSQILVEQGRAIARACVSLRLDEFESFEVR
- the csx18 gene encoding CRISPR-associated protein Csx18 — encoded protein: MSPNLIRQLNRYRSLSVAVANAIITWVILIIAPLGLFAVIVCTVLIFFSSLIFGLLGDIAMALMLRDSNPPSMPGGRPPSAVDFSRDRLPQDYRQDDRDQDPL
- the cas6 gene encoding CRISPR-associated endoribonuclease Cas6 — translated: MGVTAPPWNPTSELVGLDFNLVPQDTANLFPQYAIGLHAWFLDCVRQTQPDLSAKLHDSPEEKAFTLSPLLGEVPVIGRQLHIQQHQAYHWRLTLFSAPLVTWAQTWLTRLPKTLDLRCLQFNLRSPQLSLAPTTYAQLHQTPPQRRLALSFVSPTSFRHRGHHLPLPNPVNLFHSYLRRWNDFSGIFVESEPFLDWIDSHVSLSRHDIQSSKIAAGKRGSVTGFTGSIELTLSAAGTRQNPDFAQLFSALVHYAPYCGTGHKTTFGLGQTRLGWQDSHPQLPSPQAHLGDRIADLTDQLLTQQKRPESDRARQVCQTRATILARRELGESLTAIAEDLEMPYETVKTYAKLARRSLNGPSNSL
- a CDS encoding Cas10/Cmr2 second palm domain-containing protein, coding for MTASPYLVLLETSGNQNFIFSTNKLKENIGASELTYRAGTRWVLDAVADINQTPQLRQWTNSQDLRETLRDSDLNSPIEQGDNPLEIIIATSGKALILARTEEDAKDLIRRVTQRAIAEGPGLNLSGVFVAIEDWEKDKSLDNAIRQVHQTFEETQPYRPTPDARFLRLPIIADCSFSGLPASHLEPRPDNQWLPISQVSASKRQAADKGLSRLHQIAPNLIRDINKLERKFDSEKIPWLAIVHADGNGLGQIFLNFAQCLGDKQTNRDYIQAYREFSLELDECTEAAFREAVQTIFGEFDEAIPLIPLIIGGDDLTVVCDGKKALHFTQIFLKQFEAQTEQKTVVAKIAKKQFSINRLSACAGIAIIKPHFPFSVAYELAESLIKSAKSVKQTVIKPDSKPITPFPCSAIDFHILYDSTHIDLERIRRNLRPETTTYLYNRPYVVTELDKLQSAEGHAWASQHHWNRLCDRVTRLQSDTEEGQDRDGDRSKLPSSQSHALRTALFRGREAANGQYALIKQRYSLERFAEDDEKKSLFYQSQDKGDITFHTTFLDALDAQEFL